A region from the Streptomyces lydicus genome encodes:
- a CDS encoding TetR/AcrR family transcriptional regulator, whose translation MTTPPSRRRAPGMSVEQRRAMIVAAALPLVAEYGAAVTTGQIARAAGIGEATIFRAFKDKDEVLDACVAEAIGTDHVLRELASVSLDEPLAVRLTEAAEALRAHMERMGTVIGALHASGHRRGREPGPGARDGDRPPRDGRTESALALRNAVVELLEPDRDAFRLSAEKVASAFLGLLFTRLQTPMPEADAPLTPDELIDVLLHGTLHHSGRA comes from the coding sequence ATGACCACGCCTCCTTCCCGTCGACGTGCCCCCGGCATGAGCGTCGAGCAGCGCCGGGCCATGATCGTGGCCGCCGCACTGCCGCTCGTGGCGGAGTACGGTGCCGCCGTCACCACCGGCCAGATCGCCCGCGCCGCCGGCATCGGTGAGGCCACGATCTTCCGGGCCTTCAAGGACAAGGACGAGGTGCTGGACGCCTGTGTCGCCGAGGCGATCGGCACGGACCACGTCCTGCGCGAGCTCGCCTCGGTCTCCCTGGACGAGCCGCTCGCGGTACGGCTGACCGAAGCCGCCGAGGCGCTGCGCGCGCACATGGAACGGATGGGCACCGTCATCGGCGCGCTCCACGCTTCCGGCCACCGCCGCGGCCGTGAGCCCGGCCCCGGCGCCCGGGACGGCGACCGTCCACCGCGGGACGGCCGGACCGAATCCGCCCTCGCCCTGCGCAATGCGGTCGTCGAACTACTCGAACCCGACCGGGACGCCTTTCGCCTGAGCGCCGAGAAGGTCGCCTCCGCATTTCTGGGGCTGCTCTTCACCCGGCTGCAGACGCCGATGCCGGAGGCCGATGCCCCGCTCACTCCCGACGAGCTCATCGACGTACTGCTGCACGGCACCCTCCACCACTCCGGGAGAGCCTGA
- a CDS encoding VOC family protein, translating into MTVTLNHTIVPTADHRAAAHFFASVMGLPELPPAGRQGHFAPVRVNETLTLDFMTVPGADGHHLAFDVDPETFDGILTRLQAAGIPYGNNPAAPDNGRTDHQLCARALYFRDGSHNLYEVMSRDEG; encoded by the coding sequence ATGACCGTGACCCTCAACCACACCATCGTTCCCACCGCCGACCACCGCGCGGCCGCCCACTTCTTCGCGTCGGTCATGGGTCTGCCGGAACTGCCGCCGGCCGGCCGGCAGGGGCACTTCGCCCCGGTCCGGGTGAACGAAACGCTCACCCTCGACTTCATGACCGTCCCGGGCGCCGATGGCCATCACCTCGCCTTCGACGTCGATCCCGAGACCTTCGACGGAATCCTCACCCGCCTCCAGGCCGCCGGCATTCCCTACGGCAATAACCCCGCCGCGCCGGACAACGGCCGTACCGACCATCAACTGTGCGCCCGCGCCCTGTACTTCCGCGATGGCTCCCACAACCTCTATGAGGTCATGTCGCGGGACGAGGGCTAG
- a CDS encoding Lrp/AsnC family transcriptional regulator, translating into MDALDRKILTELQLDGRLTVTELAARVQLSVSPCHRRLRDLERAGAIRGYRAVVDPAAVGLDFEALVFATLRWEGRDTVTAFEEAVAAVPHVLQAQRLFGEPDYLLRIATTDLSAFQQLYDQRLARLPGVQRLTSTLVMKHVVDDRPLPE; encoded by the coding sequence ATGGACGCCTTGGACCGGAAGATTCTTACCGAGCTGCAGTTGGACGGCCGTCTCACGGTCACCGAGCTCGCCGCCCGCGTGCAGCTGAGTGTGTCTCCCTGCCACCGCCGCCTGCGCGACCTCGAACGAGCAGGCGCGATCCGCGGCTACCGCGCCGTCGTGGACCCGGCCGCCGTCGGCCTCGACTTCGAAGCCCTCGTCTTCGCCACGCTGCGCTGGGAGGGCCGCGACACCGTCACCGCCTTCGAGGAGGCAGTGGCCGCCGTTCCCCACGTGCTCCAGGCCCAGCGCCTGTTCGGCGAGCCCGACTACCTCCTGCGCATCGCCACCACCGACCTGTCCGCCTTCCAGCAGCTCTACGACCAGCGCCTGGCCAGACTGCCCGGCGTCCAACGCCTGACCTCCACCCTCGTCATGAAGCACGTCGTCGACGACCGCCCGCTGCCCGAGTAG
- a CDS encoding LysE family translocator, whose translation MDTTTLAAFLAVDLLLVFTPGADWAYAIGAGLRDRSVVPAVAGLIAGYAGYTLLAVAGLVVIVASSTTLLTALTVAGAGYLVWLGCSVLRQPATLTASGAAVGSSRLQIMLKGAGTSGLNPKALLLYFSLFPQFIDPATGWPVAAQTGLLGTLHMASCAVVYLGVAVLARTVLKTRPSAARAVTRCSGAMMIVIGALLLVESLAG comes from the coding sequence ATGGACACGACGACACTGGCGGCTTTCCTGGCAGTGGATCTCCTGCTGGTGTTCACCCCCGGTGCGGACTGGGCCTATGCGATCGGGGCGGGGCTGCGGGACCGGTCGGTCGTTCCGGCGGTCGCGGGGCTGATAGCCGGGTACGCCGGATACACGCTGCTCGCGGTCGCGGGTCTGGTGGTGATCGTGGCGAGCTCGACGACCCTGCTCACCGCGCTGACCGTCGCGGGGGCGGGCTACCTGGTGTGGCTCGGCTGCAGCGTGCTGAGGCAGCCGGCCACGTTGACGGCCTCCGGTGCGGCCGTGGGCTCGTCCCGCTTGCAGATCATGCTCAAGGGGGCCGGTACCAGCGGCCTCAACCCGAAGGCGTTGCTGCTGTACTTCTCGCTGTTCCCGCAGTTCATCGACCCGGCGACGGGCTGGCCGGTCGCCGCGCAGACGGGATTGCTCGGCACGCTGCACATGGCCTCGTGCGCCGTCGTCTACCTCGGCGTCGCCGTGCTCGCCCGGACCGTTTTGAAGACCCGGCCGTCCGCGGCCCGGGCGGTCACCCGGTGCTCCGGCGCCATGATGATCGTCATCGGTGCGCTCCTGCTGGTGGAAAGCCTGGCAGGCTGA
- a CDS encoding aldo/keto reductase, with protein sequence MTTMNIPSRRLGELVVSAQGLGCMGMSHGYGESDDAQSIATINRALDLGVSLLDTSDFYGAGHNEELIGRAIAGRRDEAVLATKFGFANRLGEPTAIRGDAAYVREACDASLRRLGVDHIDLYYQHRVDPDVPIEETVGAMAELVAAGKVRHLGLSEASAATLRRAHAVHPIAALQSEWSLWTRDLEQEIAPVCRELGIGLVPFSPLGRGFLTGRYTSVKGLPESDLRRSQPRFADGNLDQNLAIVEQLDALAAQKGVSAGQLALAWVQHRGDDVVPIPGTRRVKYLEENLGALAIELTAEELAAIDATAPAARIAGTRYDEASMTFVNR encoded by the coding sequence GATGAGCCATGGGTACGGGGAATCGGACGACGCGCAGTCGATCGCGACCATCAACCGGGCGCTCGACCTCGGTGTCAGCCTGCTGGACACCTCCGACTTCTACGGAGCGGGGCACAACGAGGAGCTGATAGGCCGCGCCATTGCCGGCCGGCGGGACGAGGCGGTGCTGGCGACGAAGTTCGGGTTCGCCAACCGGCTCGGTGAGCCGACCGCGATCCGTGGCGATGCCGCCTACGTGCGGGAGGCCTGCGACGCATCGCTGCGCCGGCTCGGAGTCGATCACATCGACCTCTACTACCAGCACCGCGTCGACCCCGACGTACCGATCGAGGAGACCGTCGGTGCGATGGCCGAACTCGTCGCGGCGGGCAAGGTGCGGCACCTCGGGCTGTCCGAGGCGAGCGCGGCGACCCTGCGGCGGGCGCATGCGGTGCATCCGATCGCCGCGCTGCAGAGCGAGTGGTCGCTGTGGACCCGCGATCTGGAGCAGGAGATCGCCCCGGTGTGCCGCGAACTCGGCATCGGCCTGGTGCCGTTCTCGCCGCTCGGACGCGGCTTCCTGACCGGCCGCTACACCTCGGTGAAGGGCCTTCCGGAGTCCGATCTGCGCCGCAGCCAGCCGCGCTTCGCCGACGGCAACCTGGACCAGAACCTGGCCATCGTCGAGCAGTTGGACGCGCTCGCCGCGCAGAAGGGCGTCAGCGCCGGACAGCTCGCGCTGGCCTGGGTGCAGCACCGCGGGGACGACGTCGTACCGATCCCCGGAACGCGCCGGGTGAAGTACCTGGAGGAGAACCTCGGGGCGCTCGCCATCGAGCTGACCGCCGAAGAACTCGCCGCGATCGACGCCACGGCGCCGGCCGCCCGGATCGCCGGTACGCGGTACGACGAGGCCAGCATGACCTTCGTCAACCGGTAA
- a CDS encoding VOC family protein produces MDWKLELVPIPVADVERAKHFYGEQLGFAVDHDMCVGDAVRVVQLTPPGSGCSIVIGAGDGVAEGEPGSVQGLQLVVSDIAAARAQLVERGVAAGPVQHVEGGAMADGPGGAWNSFVYFSDPDGNGWALQERPSDG; encoded by the coding sequence ATGGATTGGAAGCTTGAGCTGGTGCCGATTCCGGTTGCCGATGTGGAGCGGGCCAAGCATTTCTACGGCGAGCAGCTGGGCTTTGCCGTCGATCACGACATGTGCGTCGGTGACGCGGTGCGCGTCGTGCAGCTGACGCCGCCGGGGTCGGGCTGCTCGATCGTGATCGGCGCGGGCGACGGGGTCGCGGAGGGGGAGCCCGGTTCCGTGCAGGGGCTCCAGCTGGTGGTCTCCGATATCGCCGCGGCCCGTGCGCAACTGGTCGAACGGGGCGTGGCGGCCGGTCCCGTACAGCATGTGGAGGGCGGGGCGATGGCCGACGGCCCCGGCGGTGCGTGGAACTCGTTCGTCTACTTCAGCGACCCGGACGGCAACGGCTGGGCGCTCCAGGAGCGACCGTCCGACGGCTGA